One Methanolobus sp. WCC4 DNA segment encodes these proteins:
- the nifK gene encoding nitrogenase molybdenum-iron protein subunit beta: protein MLDYTPKEHVDRKALVVNPAKICQPIGATYAALGIRNCMPHSHGSQGCLSYLRMALTRHFREPTIGTTSSFYEGTAVFGGASNLKKSLENIEAVYTPEVVAIHTTCLSETIGDDVGSMIEDVKEEELIDPSIKLCSASTPSYVGSHVTGYDNMVKSFVTTFAQKTKPNGKLNLIPGFVDPGDIREMKRILSIMNIPMIVFPDQTDVLDTGIGMERELFANGGTPIGDVEDSANSMGTMALCSMAGGAAAKVFQNKFKMPVQIGPAPIGVRFTDRFVMKAAELANVAIPPELEQERARVVDMMTDAHQHFYGKKVAIFGDCDIIEGLTSLVLEMGMEPVVVLSGSISKNFVERVSAMVHPLYPDAQILDEADLFTLHQIIKNEPVDMLIGNTYGKHIALAEDIPLIRVGFPIMDRANLHHFPVMGYAGAARMIEWIGNTFLDIKDKTVPEEEIEVVQ, encoded by the coding sequence ATGTTAGATTATACACCAAAGGAACACGTGGACAGAAAGGCACTGGTTGTTAACCCTGCAAAGATCTGCCAGCCAATTGGCGCAACCTACGCTGCACTGGGTATACGTAACTGTATGCCTCACAGCCACGGTTCACAGGGATGTCTCTCATACTTGAGAATGGCCCTTACAAGACACTTCAGAGAACCAACCATCGGTACAACCAGCAGTTTCTATGAAGGTACCGCTGTATTCGGTGGTGCATCAAACCTTAAGAAGTCACTTGAGAACATTGAAGCTGTGTACACACCAGAAGTCGTTGCAATACACACAACTTGCCTCTCTGAGACAATTGGTGATGATGTAGGATCAATGATCGAAGATGTAAAGGAAGAAGAACTCATCGACCCATCCATCAAGCTCTGCTCAGCATCAACCCCAAGTTATGTCGGTTCCCACGTAACAGGTTACGACAACATGGTAAAGTCATTTGTCACAACCTTCGCACAGAAGACAAAGCCAAATGGAAAGCTGAACTTGATCCCTGGTTTTGTAGACCCAGGAGACATTCGTGAGATGAAGAGAATACTCTCCATCATGAATATCCCTATGATCGTCTTCCCTGACCAGACAGATGTACTGGACACCGGAATAGGAATGGAAAGAGAACTGTTCGCAAATGGCGGAACCCCGATCGGAGACGTAGAGGACAGTGCAAACTCCATGGGTACCATGGCACTCTGTTCAATGGCAGGAGGCGCAGCAGCAAAGGTATTCCAGAACAAGTTCAAGATGCCAGTCCAGATAGGACCTGCACCAATAGGCGTACGCTTTACAGACAGGTTCGTTATGAAGGCAGCTGAGCTTGCAAACGTCGCAATCCCACCTGAACTTGAACAGGAAAGGGCAAGGGTCGTTGACATGATGACAGATGCTCACCAACACTTCTATGGTAAGAAGGTCGCCATATTTGGAGACTGTGACATAATAGAAGGTCTCACAAGCCTTGTGCTTGAAATGGGAATGGAGCCTGTTGTAGTCCTTTCAGGGTCAATTAGCAAGAATTTCGTAGAAAGAGTCTCTGCAATGGTACACCCATTGTATCCTGATGCACAGATCCTTGACGAAGCTGACCTTTTCACACTCCACCAGATCATAAAGAATGAGCCTGTAGACATGCTGATCGGTAACACCTATGGTAAGCACATTGCTCTTGCTGAGGATATCCCACTGATCAGGGTAGGGTTCCCAATCATGGACAGGGCAAACCTGCACCACTTCCCGGTCATGGGATACGCAGGAGCAGCTCGCATGATCGAGTGGATAGGAAACACTTTCTTGGACATTAAGGACAAGACAGTTCCTGAAGAAGAAATTGAGGTCGTTCAGTAA
- the nifE gene encoding nitrogenase iron-molybdenum cofactor biosynthesis protein NifE, whose protein sequence is MPDITSVVDTLDERKPYIELKQANKAGELACDNTSIAGAMSQRACVYSGARVALNPVTDAVHLVHGPIGCASYTWDIRGSLSSDKETFRTSFSTDMKELDVIFGGEKKLSNSIDEIVELYNPPVIFVYSTCIVGIIGDDLEAICKEATERVGIPVLPVQSEGFKGTKSDGYKAACHALMPLIGSKEPEITSEYRINILGDYNVAGDVWLVKPLFEKMGIQVITSMTGDATVDSISKAHGAQLNLVQCSGSMTYLAKWMMKEFGIPFRKVSYFGIEDLAIALRTTAEFFGSEEMMNIAEEIIEQETNRIMPEIQAIRSRLEGKTAAIYMGGAAKALTLIKGFRELGMEVVIIGTQTGKRDDYKEISYQVKDGTVIVDDANALELADLLRRQKADLMVAGVKERFLAFKLGVSFCDFNHDRVIEFEGYDGFLNFARELDTTVNSPVWRYVGSKIEDSYSGSSGAEQSCGTGNGPKMSNKITGERNMQKIDPITLQQEESVA, encoded by the coding sequence ATGCCAGACATTACAAGCGTGGTAGACACGCTGGATGAAAGAAAGCCATACATAGAACTAAAGCAGGCAAACAAGGCAGGAGAACTTGCATGTGACAATACGTCTATTGCAGGTGCAATGAGCCAGAGGGCCTGTGTATATTCAGGAGCACGTGTGGCACTAAATCCCGTAACCGATGCAGTCCACCTCGTACACGGTCCTATTGGGTGTGCAAGCTACACCTGGGACATCAGAGGAAGCCTGTCAAGTGACAAGGAGACATTCAGAACCAGTTTCTCAACTGATATGAAGGAGCTCGATGTAATATTCGGTGGCGAGAAAAAACTCTCAAACAGCATCGATGAAATTGTCGAGCTTTACAACCCACCTGTCATCTTTGTCTATTCAACCTGTATTGTCGGTATAATCGGCGATGATCTCGAAGCCATTTGTAAGGAAGCAACCGAAAGAGTTGGAATACCAGTACTACCTGTTCAGTCGGAAGGATTCAAGGGTACAAAGTCCGATGGATATAAGGCAGCATGTCATGCACTTATGCCACTCATTGGATCAAAGGAACCTGAAATAACATCCGAATACAGGATCAATATACTCGGTGATTACAATGTGGCAGGAGACGTCTGGCTGGTAAAGCCCCTCTTCGAGAAGATGGGAATACAGGTGATTACTTCTATGACAGGGGATGCAACCGTAGACAGCATCTCAAAGGCTCATGGAGCACAATTGAACCTTGTGCAATGTTCAGGTTCCATGACATACCTCGCAAAGTGGATGATGAAGGAATTCGGGATTCCTTTCAGAAAGGTAAGCTACTTTGGAATAGAGGATCTTGCAATTGCACTAAGAACAACTGCTGAATTCTTCGGTTCAGAAGAAATGATGAACATTGCAGAAGAGATAATCGAGCAGGAAACAAACAGGATAATGCCTGAGATCCAGGCGATCAGAAGCAGGCTTGAAGGGAAGACTGCAGCAATTTACATGGGCGGGGCAGCCAAGGCACTTACATTGATAAAGGGCTTCCGAGAACTCGGTATGGAAGTTGTTATAATAGGTACGCAAACCGGAAAGCGTGATGACTATAAGGAGATCAGCTACCAGGTAAAGGACGGGACCGTCATCGTCGATGACGCAAATGCTCTGGAACTTGCAGATCTCCTCAGGAGGCAGAAGGCAGACCTCATGGTGGCCGGTGTCAAGGAAAGATTCCTGGCTTTTAAGCTTGGAGTTTCTTTCTGTGACTTCAACCATGACAGGGTAATTGAGTTTGAAGGCTACGACGGATTCCTTAACTTTGCAAGGGAACTTGACACAACAGTCAACAGTCCTGTGTGGAGGTACGTCGGTAGTAAGATAGAGGATTCATATTCAGGAAGCAGCGGGGCAGAACAGAGCTGCGGAACTGGAAATGGTCCAAAGATGTCCAATAAGATAACAGGGGAGAGAAATATGCAAAAGATCGATCCCATTACATTACAACAGGAGGAGTCCGTAGCATGA
- a CDS encoding nitrogenase component 1 encodes MSERNYTTVNPCIMCQPIGSVMAFKGIEDSMVLLHGSQGCSTYMRLHLAHHFREPVDIGSSSLSEKGAVYGGSENLKKGLKNLILRYNPKVIGVSTTCLAETIGDDITRIIAEFREEEGVGDERIIIPVPTPSYEESHNSGYIKAVEAIVKTFTLDDSKKEIFNNKLNVILSENISPEDTREMKHIFNSIVGNNSSILLPDISETFDAPMTGDLHKIPPGGTTHADIADMKNSAASIGFGITNDNKAVNYLEQTFDIPSQNLPLPIGLEYTDMVLAALSNISGAEIPDEFQKERGRLIDAMVDSHKYVYGTKVAIYGDPNNVLGMLSLVLENGMHPILVVASSKSPRFAEHAMARVQQVKPDCDVTILEDVDFDTFNDAVQKAKPQMLIGNSNGKYIAKEMNIPLIRFGFPIHDRVGAQRLLTIGYKGAMRMLDRITNTILEVEETHLAAKWSEPESYVPLGENNFHSAEA; translated from the coding sequence ATGAGCGAACGCAACTATACTACGGTCAATCCATGTATCATGTGCCAGCCAATTGGCAGTGTAATGGCTTTCAAGGGAATAGAGGATTCAATGGTCCTTTTACATGGCTCACAGGGTTGCAGTACATATATGAGACTGCACCTTGCACACCACTTCAGGGAGCCTGTGGACATCGGATCAAGCTCGCTCAGTGAGAAGGGAGCTGTATACGGTGGAAGCGAGAACCTGAAGAAGGGACTCAAGAATCTGATATTACGCTACAACCCGAAGGTCATCGGTGTTTCAACCACCTGTCTTGCCGAGACCATCGGAGATGATATCACCCGTATCATCGCAGAGTTCAGGGAAGAGGAAGGTGTTGGTGATGAGAGGATAATCATTCCTGTGCCGACCCCTAGCTACGAGGAAAGCCACAACAGTGGATACATCAAGGCAGTTGAGGCAATTGTCAAGACCTTTACGCTGGATGATTCAAAGAAGGAGATATTCAACAACAAGCTGAATGTCATTCTTTCAGAGAATATCTCACCTGAGGACACAAGGGAAATGAAGCATATATTCAACAGTATCGTAGGAAACAATTCCTCCATACTTCTACCAGATATATCCGAGACCTTTGATGCGCCTATGACCGGTGATCTCCACAAGATACCACCTGGAGGAACAACACACGCCGATATTGCAGACATGAAGAACAGTGCTGCATCTATCGGATTCGGTATTACCAATGACAACAAAGCGGTCAATTACCTTGAGCAGACATTTGACATCCCTTCACAGAACCTGCCCCTCCCGATCGGACTTGAATATACTGACATGGTTCTGGCCGCCTTATCCAACATATCCGGTGCAGAGATCCCTGATGAATTCCAGAAGGAAAGAGGCAGGCTGATCGATGCCATGGTGGACTCTCATAAGTATGTGTACGGAACAAAGGTAGCTATCTATGGCGATCCTAACAACGTACTCGGTATGCTGTCCCTTGTACTTGAGAACGGCATGCACCCAATACTTGTGGTGGCTTCCAGCAAGTCCCCCAGATTTGCAGAGCATGCCATGGCAAGAGTACAGCAGGTCAAGCCGGATTGTGATGTCACTATCCTTGAGGATGTTGACTTCGACACATTCAACGATGCTGTCCAGAAGGCAAAGCCTCAGATGCTCATTGGAAACTCCAATGGGAAGTACATCGCAAAGGAAATGAATATACCATTGATCAGATTCGGGTTCCCGATACACGATCGTGTAGGTGCCCAGAGACTTCTGACAATTGGTTACAAGGGAGCAATGCGCATGCTTGACAGGATAACCAATACTATCCTGGAAGTTGAGGAAACTCATCTGGCTGCGAAATGGTCTGAACCGGAAAGCTATGTTCCGCTCGGCGAGAATAACTTTCACTCCGCAGAAGCCTGA